In Harpia harpyja isolate bHarHar1 chromosome 17, bHarHar1 primary haplotype, whole genome shotgun sequence, the genomic window GGACACCCACGCCTGCAAGAGACCTCAGGGGAGACATcgtgggtgctgggctggggtggaCAACCCACCTCTAAGGGAGCTGGCCTGGCCTAGCGCGTCCCCCCCGGCCACACACCGGCTGTGAGCCCCGGGCAGGGCTCATACCTCGCCCGGCATGccaggggatggagagggagggCACCGGGAGGGGGGCGAGCCTGAGCAGCAGCGATGTCTATCGGTAATTCCCgctaataaaatactttttcactaTCCGTGCTATAATTGGTTTACAgccttttttgtttatttatccaTAAGAGCTGCTGTTAAATGGCTTGGGAAAGCAATCGCTTAATGGCTCAATATTGAATCAAAGGCTCGGTGTGCTTTCTCAGAGGCGAGGGACCCGCGTGGGTTCAGAGTGGAAACTCATTTTAAGTGTAATGGACTGGGCGGGTTTATGATCCCACGGAATCGGGGGCAGGAGCCAGGTACCggcagcctcctgccctgccagctcaGGGGATGTATCGCCATCGGACGAGCCAAGCCGGGCTTAGCCGAGCCGAACCAAGCCAGGCCGGGCTTacccgagccgagccgagccacCCGCAGCGGGCCCGTCGGGTGCGCACCCCGACGGGCGGGccgaaggcagggaggcagggaaatGATCTTTGTCCCTTTCGGTAGCTCTCCGCCTCCTCATAGCCTCGTCACCAAGTCAACCGGCACCAGCTCGGAGCAGATTATCTCCGAGGGTCAACACATTGCAGCCCAAGCCGCGGGGAAGGCTCCCAAATTTACCCTTTGGGCAAACAATCCGCTGCCTATCGCTCGCTCTGGTGATAGCATTGTGGTCCCCACCGGCCGCATCCCcccggggaagaggagggagggggggggcagcgggcagcGAAACGGTCTTTGCCTGCtcccagggctccagcacacgGGTCCCCCCGAGGGaacgacaccccccccccccccggcacaccCGGACACCCGCATCCCTGACCGAGATGCTCCCGCAGCCAAAAGTGCCCTGCTGCCAAACCCCTCCAGGAGCCGTGTCTcccccccccatcaccacccCCGAGGGTTTTCCTGAGcccgggggtcggggggggctgggggatgAGCAGCCCTTGGGCAAGCGGAGCGGGGAAGAAAAAGGTGGGGTTAGGGGCCATCCCTCCCGGATCGCCCCGTACGTGGGGGCAATCCCCCCGACCCCCTCCCGGACCCCGCAAGCCCCCACCGCGGGACTCCTGGCCCCAAAGCAAGGAGCGGCACCCCGCGGCGGGGTCGgagcggggttgggggggggggggggggatgtccctGGTCCTGCCCCCGTTAAAGGGAAGGGGGTTGCGGGACAGGGCCCACCCCGGGTGGCCTCTTCTGGGTCGCGCCCCGCCCCGGAGGGCTGCGGGAGGACTCACGTGGGGGGAGCGGCGCCTatggggaggcagcggggagccgGGCAGGGCGGTGGGACCCGACGGGGCGGCGAGCTGTCAAAGAGGCATCCCGGGCACCGGGAGCTGGAGCAGCCCTATGTGTCCCTAAGCTGCGAGacaacacccccccacaccccacccacccacccccccccccgccgccgccgccgccccacgccCCGGTCCCGCTCGCCATGAACGCGGAGGAGCAGTATTACGCCTCGGCGCAGCTCTACAAGGAGTCGTGTGCGTTTCAGAGAGCCCAGGCGCAGGATTTCAACCCCAGCCCCCCCGCCTGCCTGTAcatgggcaggcagcaggctccTTACCCCAGCGCCTTAGGGGCTCTCGAGCAAGGCAGCCCGCCAGACGTTTCACCTTACGAGGTGCCCCCCATCACAGAAGATGCCGGGGTCTCCCACCTtcatcaccatcaccaccacccccctcatcttcctcctccccaccaggaCGCGCTGCCTTTCGCGGACGGGGCGGACACGGGGCCGATAGAGGAGCCCCGAGTGCAGGTGCCTTTCGCCTGGATGAAGTCCACCAAATCGCACGCCTGGAGGGGACAGTGGACCGGTAAGCTCCGCCGCctccttctgcctctgccccGCCGCTTCTCTCCCTCTCGGCGGgcgggaaccccccccccccgcaccggtCCTGCTCCCGCCGCTCGGGGGGAGCGTGGAGAGGTCCCGGAGGGTCGTTTCCCCGGGAcgttccttcccccccccccccgccagcccctcaAGACCCACCGCTGTGGTCGGGTAGACCTCCGGGGTGGGAGCCGGCCCTCCGGTCTCCGCCGCTCCCCCCCCTCTGCCCAAGCCCTGAGCAATTATTAACgacttttatttttcaccaaCGAACCCATCGTCGCCAAGTCGGGCCGACGTGCAAACGACTCCGGAGCGCTGCTGCCTCGcagagagcggggggggggggggctcgggggtgCGGCCGCTCCGCGGGCGCGGTGGGCTCCGCGCGGGGACCGAGGGCCGGGGGCGCGGAGACACCCCCGAGGTGGAGCGGGCGgggaaggggcaggcagggctgcaagGGCAGGGTACGGCCcggttgccccccccccgccgtccctGCAAGCCGCGGAGCAGCCCCCGAAACCCCCGGGGCAGCCGCCTTGCTCCTTTCCGCTGCCTCTCGGGTCTCCCcggtgcccgggggggggcagaccccatctcccctcccggcccccctcCTGCTTGTCGGTGGGTTTTAGCCGTAATCGCACCTTTCCAGGTGAAAACCCAGGGCAGGGGAAACAATGCACAAACGAAACCGAGCTGCCAGCGAGGGGAAGAAACTCTATCTAGGCAGAAAGTTCCGCTGCCCAACAATATTTCTGTCTCTGCCTGCACAATGTTATCGTGTCCCGCGCCTTTGTCACGCCTATACGGCAAATATTATATTAACGGCTTTGTTCAAATAGACAGTTGAAAAAAGGACTGGAGTATTAAAATCTCCACGAAATAGTTTGGGAATTGCATGGGGCGGACCGAGGGGGGGAGGCGGTTCCGCTGGGGAGAGGAGCGCTGCCCCACGCCCGCGGACTCGGCGGCAGATAttgtgccggggcggggggggtggttgTGGAGACAAAATCAGATCGTTTTCCTTGGGTTGAATGAAGTtcgggaataaaaaaaaaaaaaggaaaaaaaaaaaaaagataaagccaAACTCTCGAACtaccccctttttttctctgtctcctgtACCCGAGGAATGACAAAACGAGCAGCAAAACGAAACTTTTCCGGTAAAAGCGGAAaactcttccctctccttcccacttcTCCCGGGAGGTCCAGGCAAGGGCTGTGCTGCACCATTCCACGTTGCATGCGGTGTATGTGCAAGCACACGTAGGCACCGGGCCGTTCCTCTCGCCGGTGCACGGTGCACGCCCGGACAGCGAAAGGGGCACAGGGCTATGCCACCCTCGTAGCCAAACCCAGGGATGTTTTGTAGGGTATGTATTGCAAACTATATAGCctaaggatttaatttttttaatgcaaacccTTGGGGTTTGGGCGTCCACGGATTCTGCGGGGCTTTGCCTTTTTATTGCCAGGGAAAGGCACCCAGAGAAGCCGCTGAGGAGCCCCCCGGTGTCCCGCCTTCCCGGTAGCACTAGTTTACTTTACCGTGACAgaacaagttttttttctttcagctccaTACACACGCATCGTGTATGTACAGAGGTTTGTATTTACAAACACTTTTATGCATAAACGTTTattcaaaaacatattttaatgtatatacGCGTAGGTGTATATACATAGGTTtgtatttacaaacatttttatgtatatacgTGTCTTTTTAATACgtatctttaaatatatatacacgcacataAGTTTATATACGTAGGTTTATATTGCTAAACATTATATGCATAAAATCGTGGGAGTAGGAAGGTGAGAGGCGGGGGAGCTGGCGTAGCTCTCCTGCAATGGCTGTTTCCATCTGGCGGTTTAAATCCCCGCTCCCTACAGATGATATCCCCACCAAAAACCGTACCCAGCCGTCGGCAACAGCGGCCGTGAGTTTCTGTGCCCACCCCCGGCCCCTCTCGCTGCCGCCGCCGGTACCGCCCGCGCCCCAGAGCCCACGCAGGACGGCGGCGGCAGCGTGGGGAATGGCGATCCCGCTCCTGTCGCTGTTTCCGGGAACGAGAAATCCAAGGGTTCACTAACCCGCCGAAAAGGAGGGGCTGCGGTCCCGCTCCCCACCCTGGTCCCGCTCCCGACCCGGCAGCCGCGCCGGCGCCCACCCCCGTTGCCTCCCGCGGGGGGTCCCGGCGGCCGGGAAGGAGCGAAACCTCCACGGGCCCAGGGCTGCTCGGTGGCGATATCCCCGGAG contains:
- the PDX1 gene encoding pancreas/duodenum homeobox protein 1, which produces MNAEEQYYASAQLYKESCAFQRAQAQDFNPSPPACLYMGRQQAPYPSALGALEQGSPPDVSPYEVPPITEDAGVSHLHHHHHHPPHLPPPHQDALPFADGADTGPIEEPRVQVPFAWMKSTKSHAWRGQWTGGSYVVEPEENKRTRTAYTRAQLLELEKEFLFNKYISRPRRVELAVMLNLTERHIKIWFQNRRMKWKKEEDKKRGAGNSNDLEQDCVVSSGELRGKEDLQPCPPGNLPSGASRDLLPPSLPPRRQQDSR